From the genome of Malus sylvestris chromosome 13, drMalSylv7.2, whole genome shotgun sequence:
TTTCAGTGATTGTACTCGGTGTACTCTTTGTTACAGACTTCTTGAAGACTCCTGCAGCGGAAACTTCGATTCAAGGGTTTTACAGTTTGAATTCTTCTTCTGTTTCATGGCCTTTCTCCTTTTCCAGCAGTTCAGAAACGCAGGATTTTGTGGACAAAACGCATGAAGCAAATGAGTCAATAGTTGCTGGGAAGCAAAATTTTACTGTTTTGGAGAAGCCCCATTTGGGGAATTTTACAGAGGAGGGTAAAGATGGAAGCCTTGGGGTTGGAGGAGAAATGGGTAAGCAGAAAAACAGTGAGAAGGGGTCAGCAATTGCTGAAAAAGGTAACTTTTTGAATTCCAATGGGGGAGGAACTGGTTTGGAGATTGCCCATTTGGGAAACTCCTCTGAGGTTTCGAAAAATGGAAGCTTGCATGGTGAGGAAGGGAGGGTTAATGGGAATCTTAGCCTGTCTGGGAAGGAAGATATGCATGCAGAGAAGGCAGTTGAAGGTAGTTTTTCAAGGAATTCTAGTAGTGTGGATGGTAATGTTGCCAAAATTGTGAAGAAGAAAAGGGCTTGGAAGGCAGCTCATCGAGGAAATTCGACTGTGAAAATCGCTGACTATGATTCTCAAATGGGGAAAATGCAGACTGATTTGTATCGGAAATGTGATATTTTTAATGGTAGGTGGGTGAGAGATGATTCAAAGCCATATTATCCTGGAGGTTCTTGCCCATACATTGATAGGGATTTTAATTGTCACTTCAATGGGAGGCCAGACAATGCTTTTATAAAATGGAAATGGCAGCCAAATGAATGTGACATCCCAAGGtaaaatccatcttcaatttcttgatgaattttgtgtttttgagcctaaaaacaaacttactgaattttgtgtttttaaagaaGTGCTCTAACATTGAATATGTGAGTTATGCTCGTTGGCCTGGGCAGTGTGCCCGCCACCCGTGCACCTAAGTCCTCTTTTACTCGTAGTttagagtagtttagaatatcgaTTCTTCTAAAAGGAAAGTGCTCTAGCATTTATATGTAGCGGTCCTTGAACTTCTGCCATGTAAATCTTCTTCTCATGCCTTTGTTTCTTACTAATGTGATCCTCAGTCTGAATGCCACTGATTTTCTGATGAGGTTGAGGGGAAAGCGGTTGGTTTTTGTGGGGGATTCGCTGAATAGGAACATGTGGGAATCTCTGGTTTGTATTCTTCGTCATGTCATTCGAAACAAGAAAAGAGTTCATGAGATTTCTGGGAAGAAGGAATTTAAAAAGAAGGGCGTTTACGCATTCAGATTTGAGGCAAGTGTCGTACATCTTTGTATgttctaaaaaaaatcaatatttgGAATGAAAATCTCTAATCATCCATGCTATTGCTGCACTTGCAGGATTATAATTGTTCAGTGGATTTCGTTGTTTCTCCATTCCTTGTTAGGGAATCATCATTCACGAGTAAAAACGGTACGTTTGAGACATTaaggttggatttgatggacCGGACAACTTCAATGTACCATGATGCCGATGTCATAGTTTTTAACACTGGACACTGGTGGACTCATGAAAAAACATCTCGAGGGTGCGCACCGTTGTTTGCTTTCTAAATCCCTTGCAGTGTGCTACCAATCAAACTACTATGTCACTAGACTGATTTATCTCATTTTTGCATTTGGTGGTTTCACAGAGAAGATTACTACCAAGAAGGCAATCATGTGCATCCAAGACTCAAGGTTCTTGAAGCATACAAGAGGGCTCTCACCACTTGGGCCAGATGGGTTGACAAGTATATTGATGTCAACCGGACTCAGGTTTTCTTCAGAGGATATTCAGTTACCCATTTCAGGTATCGGACGATGTTTTCTCGTCACTTTGACTCACCTCTATATCGGTCTCAAACTTTTgaatgttgttgttgttgttggaggaATCCCATTTTGCTCCTTTCAGGAAGTTTATATTTGTTTAGATTTCAATGAAAATGGAACTGTTTAATTTGGTTGTAGCGGAGGGCAATGGAACTCAGGCGGACAGTGCCACGAAGAAACGGAGCCAATCTTTAACGAAACTTATTTAGCGAATTACCCTTCAAAGATGAGAGCTCTAGagcatgtacttaaagaaatgaAATCTCCGGTGATTTATTTAAACATAAGTAGGCTTACCGATTACCGAAAAGACGGACACCCTTCCATTTACAGAATGAAATACAAGACAGTAGAAGAACAAATTACGGCTGAGAGGTCTCAGGATTGCAGCCATTGGTGCTTGCCTGGAGTTCCAGATGCTTGGAATGAATTGCTATACGCCGCTCTTTTGAAGGCCGGATGGGGATCACGCAAAAACTGAAGAAATTTGTATGCAATCGTTTGGTATTCTTTAATCGTATCGGCTTAATTTTGTGTACTGTGAGAGTTTCTTAAGTAGCCTTTTACATGCTGATATTGGTCatcacttttcttcttttccttttttcttgtaCACAAAATTTGATCAACAAAAGTTTAatgaattttctcaaattgGAACAATTTGCAAATTACAGGGACAAAATTCGATTCAATACAATCGAAATAAAGAATGCATGAATGAAAGTGAAACTTTGTGAATGAGTACACGGACTATGAACATGCTTTGTCCTTGTGTAAATGTAAATTCCTGATCTAATATTTGACAACAAAAGTAGACGATTTTAGCACAAAAATCTCCATCGTGCCGGATGTATGAATTGAGCACCCGAGACGCCTTAAATGCTTGAATCATCATATACTCCAGGTTTTGAGTGGAGCTCTAAATCTTGTAGCACATTGCATGCTGCATCTTCTCTAATAACTTTCTTTAAACAAGGATGCACTTGTCCTTCAATGTTTCACTAGAACACAAGCCACACACAAAATGAGCACAATCTCTTAACAAATATACACTTCACCGTGTCTACATAAACAAAGATGAAAATTACCTTCACCGCATGATTGATAAATTGATTTGATATATAATTATACATAGATTAGCTTCTCCCAATATACCATACAAAATGAAAGATTATGGTTTTGATTAGGTTGAAGAACTAAACTATATATGGGATGATATTCACATACAAAATGCAAACGAGCTAAACTGTAGAGTTAAGAATACAGTCATGCAATGGGCATTCCAGTGCATCTGTTCTGCTCATTACTAACTAATTAGTATGAAAAGGGAGACAATACGATTTACTTTGCAATATTGAACTGATGTCATCGACTGGCCATGTAAGCAGGAAGCAGACTTAAGAAGCGAGATAAAGcgccaaaaaaagaaaacaaataatatctaccatttttccaatttctgcataactaataaataaaatttatcatcacaccataagaaaaataaattccaACACGTACATTCACAAGAAGGGAGTAAAACCAAAGGTGTTACTCATTTTGCAGCAGATGAACAGATAAACAGAAGAGTGCTAACCGTCTGCTCAAAATACTACCGACACTTGTTTTATTACATTTCATACTGGAACTTATATAAACATTACAGAACAAAAAAGAGAGCCATAGGGACTCATGACTGAGTCCGTTGCCGATTTGTGACTTGCCGGTTCGCTAAGCACGAGCCCAAACCTCTGCTACCTCCAGATCATATGATCAGTATGTATGATAATTGCACTTGGTGTAGTTGCAGCAGCCATTGACTGAGCTCAGACTAACTTTTTGAGTCTTGGAGGAGTTTGAGGCAAATCCTCACTCCATGTCCAATGCTTTTAAGCCCCATTTTTTGGATAATGGGGTCTTAAAATCAGTGGAGAGATTAACCCGCTGACTATTGGCTTTAAATACTTGATCAGCAAGTGAGGGATATGCTCTGTAGTTGAAAACTTGACAACCCATCTACTCCTCCACTAACGTAAAAAATTATGCCACATGCttttactttgaaaaaaaagaataactaatgaaaaagatttgaaaattttgagttttaatgataaagataaaataaagggaactttaacgaaaagcacctggtactgttcactttaacgaaaaaccacattcttacactaaaaagtcaatcctggtactattcactttaccctttattttgtctttatcattaaaactcaaagttttcaaacccttttcattagttttccttaaaataaatggtaaagtgaataatatcaagaatgactttttaatgtaaaaatgtgattttttattaaagtgaacaataccaagagtttttcgttaaaactccctttaaaAATTTCACCATCAAAAGTAAACAGAAAAAGTCTCACCAGATTACCATCTTGCCCTTTCACCTAATGTCCATGCAGTTCTGCAGAACACAAACATTTTTCTGGTTCCTCAGACTGCATATGGAAAAATTTACGACGAGGGACTTGTTGAAAATTATGAAATCTCACAGGATTATTAGTGTAAGAGAAACATTAAAAAGGCAGCTAAACTACCTTTTTTAGTGCATTACTTTTCTAATTATTGGGGGTTTTTAATACTTTTTATATAGCACAGTGGATCCACTCAGTTATCACTCATGCTCATCTACTCCTTTTTCCAACTCAAATCCCTCTAATTAGCCGCTAATCTCCTGTGCAACTAACACTGAAGCCCAAACTGGTTAAACCTAGCGCTAGCTAGCTTAGCTAACAATCTCCATCGGTCACAGCTTGTTATCaaattgtgtgtgtttttggAGGACTTCGACACTGTGGCCATTATTGACAAGCAATGGACCGTGTCATTGCATTTGCATGTGTGGACATCTGCTTTGAAGTGGAAAGTGGGGCATTAAACTTTCATGAGCTGCAATTGTAGTGGTATTTCAAATTAATTACGCACTGTAACAATATTTTAAGATAATTGGGAATTATTCCCTTGACGACTCTAATGATTTTTCTTTCACCCAAAAAGAAGTGGTACGTGCTTAGACTCTCCACCAAGGCTTCATCTTATTGGATGTTTCTTTATGCACtacaaagaaagaaagcaagaatcAGTACTTGATGTGCAATCTCACTTTTGCTTTATCTGTTTATTTCATTTGTTCATTGATGCTATAACATCATGAAATTAATCAACCTTCTTACGCCGAAACAGATTGCAGATTTTGATCCCTATTTCgaccatttttgttttgttttgtcttgCCAATGTTGTGCAAGAACAAGCAAAC
Proteins encoded in this window:
- the LOC126597546 gene encoding protein trichome birefringence-like 2; translated protein: MVWKKPAFPEQFYSPRRKVISGFGLGIGVSVIVLGVLFVTDFLKTPAAETSIQGFYSLNSSSVSWPFSFSSSSETQDFVDKTHEANESIVAGKQNFTVLEKPHLGNFTEEGKDGSLGVGGEMGKQKNSEKGSAIAEKGNFLNSNGGGTGLEIAHLGNSSEVSKNGSLHGEEGRVNGNLSLSGKEDMHAEKAVEGSFSRNSSSVDGNVAKIVKKKRAWKAAHRGNSTVKIADYDSQMGKMQTDLYRKCDIFNGRWVRDDSKPYYPGGSCPYIDRDFNCHFNGRPDNAFIKWKWQPNECDIPSLNATDFLMRLRGKRLVFVGDSLNRNMWESLVCILRHVIRNKKRVHEISGKKEFKKKGVYAFRFEDYNCSVDFVVSPFLVRESSFTSKNGTFETLRLDLMDRTTSMYHDADVIVFNTGHWWTHEKTSRGEDYYQEGNHVHPRLKVLEAYKRALTTWARWVDKYIDVNRTQVFFRGYSVTHFSGGQWNSGGQCHEETEPIFNETYLANYPSKMRALEHVLKEMKSPVIYLNISRLTDYRKDGHPSIYRMKYKTVEEQITAERSQDCSHWCLPGVPDAWNELLYAALLKAGWGSRKN